One window of the Rhipicephalus sanguineus isolate Rsan-2018 chromosome 2, BIME_Rsan_1.4, whole genome shotgun sequence genome contains the following:
- the LOC119382342 gene encoding eukaryotic peptide chain release factor GTP-binding subunit ERF3A has translation MAQLDPPEKGNKDSPSHKKDSNEEDSVSMNDSPTDWECVTLEDSLQDAGESDQTPSTGYEDQHMDVTTKPCKKLPKDEDQGPKKEHVSIVFIGHVDAGKSNIGGQLLYLTGMIDKRTLEKCEREVKEKNRESWYLSWALDTNQEGRDKGKTMEVGCAYFKTENEHFTMLDAPGHRSFVPNMIADACQADMAVLVISARKGEFETGFEREGQTREHAMLAKTAGVQHLVILVNKMDDPRVEWSKERYNECKDTLVPYLRKCGFNPKTELTFMPCSGLTGAYLRGCHLPEGGGTP, from the coding sequence ATGGCACAGCTAGACCCACCGGAGAAAGGCAACAAAGATTCTCCATCACACAAGAAAGACAGCAACGAGGAGGATTCTGTAAGTATGAATGACTCCCCAACAGACTGGGAATGTGTGACGCTGGAGGACAGTCTTCAGGACGCAGGCGAGAGCGACCAGACACCCTCTACAGGGTACGAGGACCAGCACATGGACGTCACCACCAAACCATGCAAGAAACTGCCCAAGGACGAGGACCAGGGGCCCAAAAAAGAGCACGTAAGTATAGTCTTCATTGGCCACGTTGATGCCGGCAAGTCAAACATAGGAGGCCAGCTTCTATATTTGACAGGAATGATAGACAAGCGAACATTGGAGAAGTGCGAGcgggaagtgaaagaaaaaaacagggaaTCTTGGTACCTCTCCTGGGCACTAGACACAAACCAGGAAGGACGGGACAAGGGCAAGACGATGGAAGTGGGCTGTGCCTACTTCAAGACTGAGAACGAGCACTTCACAATGCTGGACGCGCCGGGTCACAGGTCTTTCGTGCCCAACATGATTGCAGATGCCTGCCAGGCCGACATGGCAGTGCTGGTGATCTCGGCGCGCAAGGGCGAGTTTGAGACGGGCTTTGAGCGAGAGGGCCAGACGCGAGAGCATGCCATGCTAGCCAAGACGGCTGGGGTTCAACACTTGGTCATCTTGGTCAACAAGATGGACGACCCCAGGGTGGAATGGAGCAAGGAGAGGTACAATGAGTGCAAGGACACACTGGTGCCGTACCTGCGCAAGTGCGGCTTCAACCCCAAGACAGAGCTGACGTTCATGCCCTGCTCAGGGCTGACGGGTGCCTACCTGAGGGGGTGCCACCTGCCTGAGGGAGGTGGCACCCCCTGA